The Pseudophryne corroboree isolate aPseCor3 chromosome 10, aPseCor3.hap2, whole genome shotgun sequence DNA segment gtgaagatggcaccgatcAACGGGGACTTATACAGAATCaaaaacctgcaagaatctgacagcagaatgatgacattttgcctagtTTTGGGACCCAAGTAAAGTATGACGTCCCGAGCCGGAATCGGATCCCGTCTCGGATCAGGATGTTTGGGGGAACCAAGCCTACTCATCCCTAGAAAATATAATAGTGTATTATCAATGTTGTCTTACACGTTCAATTGAAAATCTGCACTTTTGTAAATAACAAGTATTTTTATTACAATGTATATTACTTTCTTTCATAAACTTTATTAACAAAGAATAtattaatacatactgtataatagcaAAACAGCCCGTAAGTTACAATGGGTAAGCACGTGTAAAGATATACAGAATAAAGACTGTCACTTAGTGAAATTTAAAGTTTAtaaatcagcaagcacagggagtagTTTATTTACTTTTTATTATTGAATGTGTTTCTGTTTTAAATGTTTTCTAATTATAGTGATAATTTTATTGCAATTTAACTGAAATGTATGTTTATGTTGGATAGGACAGCAAGTTAAAAACCAAAAGGCTTTAATTTGGTATTACAATATGTCAAACATGTACAAATATGGATTCAACTATCCaggaatattaataataattagtaAATGAAGCTTAAGAATAAGAGTCACATTAGTTATATGTGGCCAAAAATGTAAATGCATCAATATAAAGTGATGATCTGTGAAAAGAGAGATGAATGATTGTAAAGAAAAGGCAATGCAAACACAATATGTAGATTTTTCAATTTGTTTCCAGAGTGATTAATGACCGCCTTCCCATTACTTTGGTGTACAGGCATGGACAAAATACCTACTGCCAGCGTCAAAAATATCCTTCCTTGACACATCTATCCGAGGAGTAACTACCAATTTCTTTATTTCATAACCAGCCTTTTTAAAAGCCATCTCAAGGTCATTTTGTGATACGGTCAAGACAGTAATCCGTTTGTTACCAACAGAGTAAAAGGTGGAATTTACCATACCCAAAACCAATAAGTGTCCCCCAGGTTTAAGCAAGTTTTTAAAATTTTTCAAAACATTGCAATATGATTCAATGTCCTTACAGGGGGTTTCAAGGCAGAGGCAGGTGAGGAGACAATCAGCAGGAGGCAGAACAATAGGATCATAAGGGTTACTTTTCAGTGCATCACATTTCAGGACCTGTTTCACCTTACTGCGGAGCTTCTCAGCTTTTTCCTTATAATTCTCCCTTTAAAAGAAGCACATAGCATACTGTTGTTATGTATTATATTCTAAGTCATACTAAACAGATTTTATTATCAGGTGCACACAGAAATAACAACTAGTGTAGTGAATGGGAGCTGTCAACCCCATATGGGAATGCTActacctatttctcttacgtcctagaggatactggggttccatttagtaccatcggggtatagacaggtccactaggagccatgtgcactttaagaatttgatagtgtgggctggctcctccctctatgcccctcctaccagactcagtttacaaaatgtgcccggaggagccggtcacactgaaggaagctcctgaggagttttttgcatttattttatctgtttgttattttctggcaggtctggatggcaccatcctgcctgcttcgtgggacttagggggggggggatgggccaaccacttgaagggttaatggtctcggtacccactgacaggacactagctcctgagggaactatttgcaaaccccaccacggcaagcatacattcccagagcacgccgccacccctaacagagccataagaatgaagagtggtgagtaccaaGCCGGCATcgtggttagcgggtcaccggccattacggcggcatgagggtacagagacataCGGCTTCTAACTGGGGTAGAATGCATCTAAAGACAcaatacacagctgcgtctcagtacactgcacacagacgctgactgacagggacgcgcaactcctccagagtgactccagtttacctcagcagtaccagggggtcatagcagggggggggggggattgttagtttactaagtcccctatcagggtacttagtctgcgacccagcttagtttggcattagcaataagggcgcggtgggggctggctccaaataactctgtgtctccctgaagtgctctttgtgggttaattgtgcttaacctttttctgtgtgtgtgtgtgctgtcacatttacattatgtcaggcaaagagtgtgtttcttgtaccgcGGAGTGTTCCACTTTACcattactgggtactcagggcagtgcaccttcccagaatagcggggctaaaCTGGAGTGgtttaattccattaaaggaatgatctccaatatttctacgaaaattcttccgcaatgagaaagagatgcaatacttaagacagactgtggatgagtttattaaCAGAGACTCAGtttccaaaacagcgtctcaattccCTCCAATTTGTTTGCAAatatgatctctggcccatatcctgcattctgactctgatgctgacgggtcagacatggaggagggtgaggtagattTGAAGGGGGGGGATACTActgtgtcacagggaatacaggctcttatagaggctatcagagatgttcctcaaattcctgataaggtgtcaaaggagtgtgaggaatcttattttaatgtaaaaaagaagtcctcagtcagtcacttttcctgtgtcaaaggaattgaataacctgtttgaagaaccgtggggtaatcctgataagaaatttcaaattcctaaaaggttgctctcatcttttccttttcctctggaggataggaaaaaatgggaaaatccaccgatagtggacgcatcagtctccaggctgtcatggaaaattgtattgcctgtccgtggtgcagcctccctaaaagacacgactgatcataaaattgagactacactcaaatcattgtacacagctgtagGGGTggaccagagacccactattgcatgtgcgtggatcacaaaagccattgcaaaatggtcaggtaacataattgaggggttagattccttgtcatggggagatgttgttttactcctgcaacatatacaggactgtgcaaactttatggtggaatccataaaagagataggcttgcttaatgcacgcaccaccgctatggcagtgtcagcacgcatgggcttgtggctacgccagtggactactgatgtggactccaggaaagtcgtggaaggtctaccattcacagtagagtccttatttggagacaaactagacaaatggatctccaaagctactgcggataagtctacatatcttcctttcgCAGTTCCCACAGCCAGGGAAGCCTACTCAgagcctaatctacagtcctttcggacttccaagtttaagggcaaaaccagaggtgcttttacagcctccagaggcgcaagaggtaaaccacgcaaaccagcaactgccagttctcaggaacagagctcaggctctacttcctcaaagccttcagcataacTGTGGACCGCAATGTCTGGAAGGCTGTCAggagggagcccgactacaattctttagtcacatctggtcaagttcgtgccgggatccctgggtcatagatcttatttcccagggctacagactggagttcccagagctcccacctcacagattcttcaaatcaggcttaccagcttcacaaggggcaaatataactttacagcatgccattcaaaaactggtactgactcaagtcattgttacagttccacctcctctgaaaaacaaggggtactattccaacttgtttgtagtaccgaaaccgggcggttcagTAAGGcctattctgaacctcaagtccttgaacccgtacttaagagttttcaagttcaatatggagtctctgagagcaatgatctcaggtctggaggagggggaattcctagtgtctctggatatcaaggatgcgtaccttcacattccaatctgtccacctcatcaggcttattttcggtttgcactgcagtactgtcactaccagttccaggccctgccatttagtctatccacggcaccaagggtgttcaccaaagtgatggcagagataatgtttctactccgcaaacagggagttaatataattccgtacctggacgatcttctgataaaggcgctatCCAGAGAGAGGTTGctagacagcattggtctctcaaccaaacttctccagcatCACGGGTGGAtcgtgaaccttccaaaatctcacctagagccaaaacagaggcttccattcctgggaatgatactggacatgcagtcgcagaaggtgttccttccattggaaaaggcattggtaatccattcgatggttcgggatgtcttgatGCAAACccagatattggtgcatctatgcatttgccttataGGGAAaatgatggcctcttacgaggcacttcaatacggaaggtttcacacaacacccttccagctcgatctgttggacaaatggtccggatcgcatcttcacatgcaccagaggatccgtttgtcgccaaaagccaggatctaccttctatggtggctacagacttctcaccttgtcgagggtcggaggttcggaattcagaactggattctgttaaccacagacgcaagcctcagatgttggggagcagtcacccacggGGTGCATTTTCAGGGTAGATGGTCAAGTCAGGGAGTCatgccaatcaacattctggaactcagggccatatacaacgcccttctgcaggcctcatatcttcttcaagatcaggctattcaggtccagtcggacaatgtgacggcagtgacgtacataaactgacagggtggaaggaaaagcagagcggcaatgtcagaggtgtaaagaattctcctttgggcaaaaaaaaaaaacgctgtggcattgtctgctGTCTTCATtctgagagtagacaactgggaagcagacttcctcagcagacacaacctgcacccgagggagtggggccttcacccggaagttttCAGGTGCTTAACAAGTCGATGGgcttatccacaaatcaacattatGGCCTCTCATTTCAactagaagctcaagcggtattgttccaggtcgagagacccacagacagtggcggtACATGGGTCTATCagacggtgtacatgtttcctcaaaTTCCTATGATCCTaaggattctaaaaagaataaaaagggaaaagtttcaagcaatactcattgctctggactggccaagaagggcctggtatgcggaccttctgtagaggctcctcgaagatccgtggcctctacctcttcacgaggaacttctgcaacagagcccgttcgtctatcaagacttaccatggctaagtttgatggcatggaagttgaacggctgattcttgccagaagagggatccctgacaaggttatcttgactatgatccaagccaggaaaggggcaaCATcttaacattaccaccgtatttggaaaaaatatgtctcttggtgtgagtgcagaaattattctgcagtggaattttatctgggacgtttcctgctttttctgtagacaggtgtggatgtgggcctaagtctGGGCTCCATaagagtccagattttggcctagtccattttctttcagaaacaattggcttctctccctgaggtccagacgttcttgaaagttgttctgcacatccaacctccctttgtgcctcccacagcaccttgggatctcactttgatgctgcagttcctccaattggactggtttgaaccattacagggaggtggacgtaaaatatcttacatggaagaccatcacactgttggtcttggcttcagcaaaacgtgtgtcggagctgggggtgttgtcCCACAAgaacccctacttaattttccaagaggacagagctgaactcagaactcctcagcaatttcttcttaaggtggtgtcagcgtatcacatcaaccaaccaattgtggttccggttgtcacagacacctctgctacttcaaagtctttggatgttgtgagggctttgaaggtgtacgtaaaacgaacaactcgtcacagaaaattgaactcgctgtttgttctttatgatcaaaATAaaattcaaagcagtccattgcacgctttatcagactcactatccagcatgcttattccatggcaggcttgccagttccaaaatctatacaggcccactatactaggtcggtgggttcttcctgggcagctgcccggggtgtctcggctttatagctctgccgagcagctacctggtcaggttcgaacatgtttgctaagatctacaagttcgatactttggcctctgaggaccttcaggttggtcaatcagttctgcaggaacctcagcactctcccacttgatttgggagctttggtacatccctatggtactaaatgcaagccctgggccaaatgtaatagagtgagagtttcaaaaagtgagagatttggtaaggttttgcagttgtttttaaaagtggcaatcatttacattgcaagatcaacctggttttgaagtgtaaatgattgccactttaaaaaaaactgcaaaaccttaccaaatctctcactttctgaaactctcactctattacatttggcccagggGTTgcatttaggacgtaagagaaaataggcatcgagggaggagcgagcccacactatcaaattcttaaagtgcccatggtgcctggtggacccgtctatacccccatggtactaaatggaaccccagtatcctctacagactacaagaaaaggatttaccggtaggtaat contains these protein-coding regions:
- the LOC134966458 gene encoding indolethylamine N-methyltransferase-like translates to METPCNTEQTYNDEFNPLDYYNTYYAPGEGKLTGEWTDFVFRNLHETFSPGGVRGDTLIDFGSGPTIYQVLTACDVFNNIILSDLFEQNRAELQKWLRKDPDALDWTHMIKCVCELEGNRENYKEKAEKLRSKVKQVLKCDALKSNPYDPIVLPPADCLLTCLCLETPCKDIESYCNVLKNFKNLLKPGGHLLVLGMVNSTFYSVGNKRITVLTVSQNDLEMAFKKAGYEIKKLVVTPRIDVSRKDIFDAGSRYFVHACTPK